From Bacillus basilensis, a single genomic window includes:
- the gpmI gene encoding 2,3-bisphosphoglycerate-independent phosphoglycerate mutase gives MRKPTALIILDGFGLREETHGNAVAQAKKPNFDGYWNKFPHTTLTACGEEVGLPEGQMGNSEVGHLNIGAGRIVYQSLTRVNVAIREGEFDQNETFQNAIKSVKEKGTALHLFGLLSDGGVHSHMNHMFALLRLAAKEGVEKVYIHAFLDGRDVGPQTAKGYIDATNEVIKETGVGQFATISGRYYSMDRDKRWDRVEKCYSAMVNGEGPTYKSAEECVEDSYANGIYDEFVLPSVIVNEDNTPVATINDDDAVIFYNFRPDRAIQIARVFTNEDFREFDRGEKVPHIPEFVCMTHFSETVDGYVAFKPMNLDNTLGEVVAQAGLKQLRIAETEKYPHVTFFFSGGREAEFPGEERILINSPKVATYDLKPEMSIYEVTDALVNEIENDKHDVIILNFANCDMVGHSGMMEPTIKAVEATDECLGKVVEAILAKDGVALITADHGNADQELTADGEPMTAHTTNPVPFIVTKNDVELREGGILGDIAPTMLTLLNVEQPKEMTGKTIIK, from the coding sequence ATGAGAAAGCCAACAGCTTTAATCATCCTTGACGGTTTCGGACTACGTGAAGAAACTCACGGGAATGCTGTAGCACAAGCTAAAAAACCTAATTTTGATGGTTACTGGAACAAATTCCCTCATACAACGCTTACAGCTTGTGGTGAGGAAGTAGGTCTTCCAGAAGGTCAAATGGGTAACTCTGAGGTTGGTCACTTAAATATCGGTGCTGGCCGCATAGTATATCAAAGCTTAACACGCGTAAACGTTGCAATTCGTGAAGGTGAGTTCGATCAGAACGAAACATTCCAAAATGCAATTAAAAGCGTAAAAGAAAAAGGTACTGCACTTCATTTATTCGGTTTACTTTCTGATGGTGGTGTGCACAGTCACATGAACCACATGTTTGCTCTTCTTCGCTTAGCAGCAAAAGAAGGCGTGGAGAAAGTTTATATCCATGCATTCTTAGATGGCCGCGATGTTGGACCACAAACAGCAAAAGGTTATATCGATGCAACGAATGAAGTAATTAAAGAAACAGGAGTAGGACAATTCGCGACTATCTCTGGTCGTTATTACTCTATGGACCGTGACAAGCGTTGGGATCGCGTTGAAAAATGTTACAGTGCTATGGTGAATGGTGAAGGCCCTACTTATAAATCAGCAGAAGAGTGTGTAGAAGACTCTTATGCGAACGGTATCTATGATGAATTCGTATTGCCGTCTGTAATTGTTAACGAAGATAACACGCCAGTTGCAACAATCAATGATGATGATGCAGTTATCTTCTATAACTTCCGTCCAGACCGTGCAATTCAAATTGCTCGTGTATTTACAAACGAAGATTTCCGTGAGTTCGATCGTGGTGAAAAAGTACCTCACATTCCTGAATTCGTTTGTATGACACACTTCAGTGAAACTGTAGATGGTTACGTGGCATTCAAGCCAATGAATCTTGATAACACTTTAGGTGAAGTTGTTGCGCAAGCGGGATTAAAGCAACTTCGCATCGCGGAAACTGAAAAGTATCCGCACGTTACATTCTTCTTTAGCGGTGGTCGTGAGGCTGAATTCCCAGGAGAAGAGCGTATCTTAATTAACTCACCGAAGGTTGCAACGTATGACTTGAAACCTGAAATGAGCATTTACGAAGTAACGGACGCTTTAGTAAATGAAATCGAAAATGATAAACATGATGTTATCATTCTTAACTTTGCAAACTGTGATATGGTTGGCCATTCTGGGATGATGGAACCAACAATTAAAGCAGTAGAAGCAACTGACGAATGTTTAGGAAAAGTTGTAGAAGCAATTCTTGCAAAAGATGGTGTAGCACTTATTACTGCTGACCATGGTAATGCTGATCAGGAGTTAACTGCTGATGGCGAGCCAATGACAGCTCATACAACTAACCCGGTTCCTTTCATCGTTACAAAAAATGATGTAGAGCTTCGTGAAGGTGGTATTTTAGGAGATATCGCCCCAACAATGCTTACGCTTTTAAATGTGGAACAACCGAAAGAAATGACAGGTAAAACAATTATTAAATAA
- the tpiA gene encoding triose-phosphate isomerase, which yields MRKPIIAGNWKMNKTLSEAVSFVEEVKGQIPAASAVDAVVCSPALFLERLVAATEGTDLQVGAQNMHFEKNGAFTGEISPVALSDLKVGYVVLGHSERREMFAETDESVNKKTLAAFEHGLTPIVCCGETLEERESGKTFDLVAGQVTKALAGLTEEQVKATVIAYEPIWAIGTGKSSSSADANEVCAHIRKVVAEAVSTEAAEAVRIQYGGSVKPENIKEYMAQSDIDGALVGGASLEPASFLGLLGAVK from the coding sequence ATGCGTAAACCAATTATCGCAGGTAACTGGAAAATGAATAAAACTCTATCTGAAGCAGTTAGCTTCGTAGAGGAAGTTAAAGGTCAAATCCCAGCAGCTTCAGCTGTTGACGCAGTAGTTTGCTCTCCAGCTCTATTCTTAGAGCGCTTAGTAGCAGCAACTGAAGGAACTGACTTACAAGTAGGTGCACAAAACATGCACTTCGAAAAAAATGGTGCATTCACTGGCGAAATTAGCCCAGTAGCACTTAGCGACTTAAAAGTAGGCTACGTAGTACTTGGCCACTCTGAGCGTCGTGAAATGTTTGCTGAAACAGACGAATCAGTAAACAAAAAGACTCTTGCAGCATTTGAGCATGGTTTAACACCAATCGTATGTTGTGGTGAGACTTTAGAAGAGCGCGAAAGCGGAAAAACATTTGATCTAGTAGCAGGTCAAGTGACTAAAGCACTTGCAGGTTTAACAGAAGAGCAAGTTAAAGCAACTGTTATTGCTTATGAGCCAATTTGGGCTATCGGTACAGGTAAATCTTCTTCTTCTGCAGATGCAAATGAAGTATGTGCGCACATCCGTAAAGTTGTTGCAGAAGCTGTTTCTACAGAAGCTGCAGAAGCTGTTCGTATTCAATACGGCGGTAGCGTAAAACCAGAAAACATTAAAGAGTATATGGCACAATCTGACATCGACGGCGCTTTAGTAGGCGGTGCTAGCTTAGAGCCTGCTTCGTTCTTAGGTCTTCTGGGGGCGGTAAAATGA
- a CDS encoding phosphoglycerate kinase — MNKKSIRDVDLKGKRVFCRVDFNVPMKEGKITDETRIRAALPTIQYLVEQGAKVILASHLGRPKGQAVEELRLTPVAARLGELLGKDVKKADEAFGPVAQEMVAAMNEGDVLVLENVRFYAGEEKNDAELAKEFAALADIFVNDAFGAAHRAHASTAGIADYLPAVSGLLMEKELDVLGKALSNPERPFTAIIGGAKVKDKIGVIRHLLDKVDNLIIGGGLAYTFVKALGHEIGLSLCEDDKIELAKEFMQLAKEKGVNFYMPVDVVITEEFSETATTKIVGIDSIPSNWEGVDIGPKTREIYADVIKNSKLVVWNGPMGVFEMTPFAEGTKAVGQALADAEGTYSVIGGGDSAAAVEKFGMADKMSHISTGGGASLEFMEGKELPGVVCLNDK; from the coding sequence ATGAACAAAAAATCAATTCGTGACGTAGATTTAAAAGGTAAGCGTGTATTTTGCCGCGTTGACTTCAACGTACCTATGAAAGAAGGCAAAATTACAGATGAAACTCGTATCCGTGCAGCTCTTCCTACAATTCAATATTTAGTAGAGCAAGGTGCGAAAGTTATTTTAGCAAGCCACTTAGGCCGTCCAAAAGGTCAAGCAGTAGAAGAATTACGTCTTACTCCAGTAGCAGCACGTTTAGGCGAGCTTCTTGGTAAAGATGTTAAAAAAGCGGACGAAGCATTCGGACCAGTTGCACAAGAAATGGTTGCAGCAATGAACGAAGGCGACGTATTAGTTCTTGAAAACGTACGTTTCTATGCGGGCGAAGAAAAGAACGATGCAGAACTTGCGAAAGAATTTGCAGCTCTTGCTGATATCTTCGTAAACGATGCATTCGGTGCAGCTCACCGTGCTCATGCTTCTACAGCAGGTATCGCAGACTACCTACCAGCAGTATCTGGTTTATTAATGGAAAAAGAGTTAGATGTACTTGGAAAAGCACTTTCTAACCCAGAACGTCCATTCACAGCTATCATCGGTGGTGCGAAAGTAAAAGATAAAATCGGTGTAATTCGTCATCTATTAGACAAAGTAGATAACTTAATCATCGGTGGCGGACTTGCTTACACATTCGTTAAAGCTTTAGGTCATGAAATTGGTCTATCTCTATGTGAAGACGACAAGATTGAACTAGCTAAAGAATTTATGCAACTTGCAAAAGAAAAAGGCGTAAACTTCTACATGCCAGTTGATGTTGTAATCACTGAGGAATTCTCTGAAACTGCAACAACTAAAATCGTTGGTATCGACTCTATCCCTTCTAACTGGGAAGGCGTGGACATCGGTCCTAAAACACGTGAAATTTATGCAGATGTAATTAAAAACTCTAAGCTTGTTGTATGGAATGGACCAATGGGTGTATTCGAAATGACTCCATTCGCAGAAGGTACAAAAGCAGTAGGACAAGCATTAGCAGATGCAGAAGGTACATACTCTGTTATCGGCGGTGGTGACTCTGCAGCAGCTGTTGAAAAATTCGGTATGGCTGATAAAATGAGCCACATTTCTACTGGCGGCGGTGCGTCATTAGAATTCATGGAAGGTAAAGAGCTTCCAGGTGTAGTTTGTCTTAACGACAAATAA
- the gap gene encoding type I glyceraldehyde-3-phosphate dehydrogenase, whose translation MTKIGINGFGRIGRNVFRAALNNSEVEVVAINDLTDAKTLAHLLKYDTVHGTLNAEVSANENSIVVNGKEIKVIAERDPAQLPWSDYGVEVVVESTGRFTKKSDAEKHLGGSVKKVIISAPASDEDITVVMGVNHEQYDAANHNVVSNASCTTNCLAPFAKVLNEKFGVKRGMMTTIHSYTNDQQILDLPHKDLRRARAAAENMIPTSTGAAKAVALVLPELKGKLNGGAVRVPTANVSLVDLVVELDKEVTVEEVNAAFKAASEGELKGILGYSEEPLVSIDYNGCTASSTIDALSTMVMEGNMVKVLSWYDNETGYSNRVVDLAAYMTSKGL comes from the coding sequence ATGACTAAAATTGGTATTAATGGATTTGGACGTATCGGACGTAACGTATTCCGCGCAGCTCTTAACAACTCTGAGGTAGAAGTAGTAGCAATCAACGACTTAACAGATGCTAAAACATTAGCTCACCTTTTAAAATATGACACAGTTCACGGAACTTTAAATGCAGAAGTATCTGCTAACGAAAACAGCATCGTTGTTAACGGTAAAGAAATTAAAGTTATCGCTGAGCGTGACCCAGCTCAATTACCATGGAGCGACTACGGAGTAGAAGTAGTAGTAGAATCTACTGGTCGTTTCACTAAAAAATCAGACGCTGAAAAACACTTAGGTGGATCAGTTAAGAAAGTTATCATCTCAGCTCCAGCTTCTGACGAAGATATCACTGTAGTTATGGGTGTTAACCACGAACAATACGATGCAGCTAACCACAACGTAGTATCTAACGCTTCTTGTACTACAAACTGTCTAGCTCCATTCGCTAAAGTATTAAACGAAAAATTCGGCGTAAAACGCGGAATGATGACAACAATTCACTCTTACACTAACGACCAACAAATCTTAGACTTACCACACAAAGATTTACGTCGTGCTCGTGCAGCAGCTGAAAACATGATCCCAACATCTACTGGTGCAGCTAAAGCTGTAGCATTAGTATTACCAGAACTTAAAGGTAAATTAAACGGTGGCGCTGTACGTGTTCCAACTGCTAACGTTTCTCTTGTTGACTTAGTTGTTGAACTTGACAAAGAAGTAACAGTTGAAGAAGTAAACGCAGCATTCAAAGCAGCTTCTGAAGGCGAATTAAAAGGTATCCTTGGATACAGCGAAGAGCCATTAGTATCTATCGACTATAACGGATGTACAGCTTCTTCTACAATCGATGCATTATCTACAATGGTAATGGAAGGTAACATGGTTAAAGTACTTTCTTGGTACGATAACGAAACTGGTTACTCTAACCGCGTAGTAGACTTAGCAGCTTACATGACTTCAAAAGGTCTTTAA